Proteins co-encoded in one Kribbella solani genomic window:
- a CDS encoding SDR family NAD(P)-dependent oxidoreductase yields MDYAKLFRLDDKRVVVIGAGSGIGRESALALAAHGARVTCADRDVAGAEQTVAQGYPGALTAYALDVLDDAAIERAAAELGPVDVLVFTAATNVRKRILDYSSEEFDRVVSLNLRASFQLVRAFGKGMAERGSGSIIGFSSIRGTTVEPGQSVYAATKAGLVQLLRTAAAELGPSGVRANAIAPGVVETPLTAQIKSDQGWYDAYARKGALGRWAQPGELAGAVVYLASDAASFVTGSVLAVDGGWTAVDGRFEPPN; encoded by the coding sequence ATGGACTACGCGAAACTGTTCCGGCTGGACGACAAACGAGTCGTCGTGATCGGGGCCGGCAGTGGGATCGGCCGGGAGAGCGCGCTCGCGCTGGCGGCCCACGGCGCGCGCGTCACCTGCGCCGATCGGGACGTCGCCGGTGCCGAACAAACCGTTGCCCAGGGCTACCCAGGCGCGCTGACGGCGTACGCGCTTGACGTCCTGGACGATGCCGCGATCGAACGCGCGGCGGCCGAGCTCGGACCCGTTGACGTATTGGTGTTCACGGCGGCAACCAACGTACGCAAACGGATCCTGGACTACAGCAGCGAGGAGTTCGACCGGGTGGTGTCGCTCAATCTGCGGGCGTCGTTCCAGCTGGTACGTGCCTTCGGCAAGGGAATGGCGGAGCGGGGGAGCGGCAGCATCATCGGGTTCAGCTCGATCCGCGGGACGACCGTCGAGCCGGGGCAATCGGTGTACGCGGCAACCAAAGCGGGTCTTGTGCAGTTGCTGCGGACCGCGGCGGCGGAGCTGGGGCCGTCCGGTGTACGCGCGAACGCGATCGCGCCGGGGGTGGTGGAGACACCGCTGACTGCCCAGATCAAGTCCGATCAGGGGTGGTACGACGCGTACGCGCGGAAGGGGGCGCTGGGCCGGTGGGCGCAACCGGGGGAGCTGGCTGGGGCGGTCGTGTACTTGGCTTCGGACGCGGCCAGTTTTGTGACCGGGAGCGTACTTGCGGTGGACGGCGGCTGGACGGCCGTCGACGGTCGCTTCGAGCCACCCAACTGA
- a CDS encoding amidase family protein, producing the protein MNLADLTATELLASYQDRSLSPVEVIDAVLARVEEFEPKIHALYALDPAGARAAAQESERRWRDGTAGALDGVPVTVKENIATRGTPVPQGTAATELVPAAADAPAAARLRDAGAVIFSKTTMPEYGMLSSGVSTFHQLTRNPWDLSRTAGGSSAGAAAAAAAGYGPIHVGTDIGGSIRLPAGWCGVIGLKPTHGRIAVGNPYAGRAIGPLTRTPTDAALALTVMTGYDPRDHTSLPTPPLPSTQSTSGPPLGSAPSGSAPPLGSARLASGPPLGSGGLASAARSASAGGSGSDWDGSLLDGSWADGSLDGLRVALLLDAGVGLPVDPEVTAAITAAATVLESAGAIIDPIPPIITRAMLDGLDRFWRIRSATDIAALPEERRAKVLPQIREWVSTATDLTASDVFHGYSQMSAMAAAVTHVFATHDAILSPIAPITAFPAELAYPTDDPAKPFEHIAFTVPYNMSHHPATTANVAWSSTGLPIGAQLAVPHHQDHTALALANHLHTTGTWPAI; encoded by the coding sequence GTGAATCTCGCTGATCTGACCGCGACCGAACTGCTCGCGAGCTACCAGGACCGCTCCCTCTCGCCGGTCGAGGTCATCGATGCCGTGCTCGCTCGGGTGGAAGAGTTCGAGCCGAAGATCCACGCGCTGTACGCGCTAGATCCGGCCGGTGCGCGAGCGGCCGCGCAGGAGTCGGAGCGGCGTTGGCGAGATGGTACGGCGGGCGCGCTGGATGGCGTACCGGTGACCGTCAAGGAGAACATCGCGACGCGCGGGACGCCCGTACCGCAAGGAACGGCGGCGACCGAGCTCGTACCGGCCGCGGCGGACGCGCCGGCGGCGGCACGGTTGCGGGACGCCGGGGCGGTGATCTTCAGCAAGACGACGATGCCCGAGTACGGGATGCTGTCGTCCGGGGTGTCGACGTTTCACCAGTTGACCCGGAACCCGTGGGATCTGTCGCGGACCGCCGGCGGGTCGAGCGCGGGGGCGGCGGCTGCGGCGGCAGCTGGGTACGGTCCGATTCATGTCGGCACCGACATCGGCGGCTCGATCCGGTTGCCGGCCGGGTGGTGCGGGGTGATCGGATTGAAGCCCACCCACGGACGGATCGCGGTCGGCAACCCGTACGCCGGCCGCGCGATCGGCCCACTCACCCGCACCCCCACCGACGCGGCCCTCGCCCTAACGGTCATGACCGGCTACGACCCCCGCGACCACACCTCCCTACCAACCCCGCCCCTACCTTCAACACAATCCACCTCCGGCCCGCCGCTCGGTTCCGCGCCGTCCGGCTCCGCCCCGCCGCTGGGCTCCGCTAGGTTGGCCTCCGGCCCGCCGCTCGGTTCCGGTGGGTTGGCCTCCGCCGCGCGATCCGCTTCCGCTGGCGGTTCTGGGTCGGACTGGGATGGTTCTCTGCTCGACGGCAGTTGGGCGGACGGTTCGCTGGACGGGCTTCGGGTCGCTCTGCTGCTCGACGCCGGCGTTGGGCTGCCCGTCGACCCCGAGGTGACCGCCGCGATCACCGCCGCCGCGACCGTACTGGAATCCGCCGGCGCGATCATCGACCCGATTCCGCCGATCATCACCCGCGCCATGCTCGACGGCCTCGATCGCTTTTGGCGGATCCGTTCCGCCACCGACATCGCCGCCCTGCCCGAAGAACGCCGCGCCAAGGTCCTACCGCAGATCCGCGAATGGGTGTCCACGGCAACCGATCTGACCGCATCCGACGTCTTCCACGGCTACAGCCAAATGTCAGCGATGGCAGCCGCGGTCACCCACGTCTTCGCCACCCACGACGCGATCCTCTCCCCGATCGCCCCGATCACCGCGTTCCCCGCCGAACTCGCCTACCCCACCGACGACCCGGCCAAGCCCTTCGAACACATCGCCTTCACCGTCCCGTACAACATGTCCCACCACCCCGCCACCACAGCCAACGTCGCCTGGTCCTCCACCGGCCTCCCCATCGGCGCCCAACTCGCCGTCCCCCACCACCAAGACCACACCGCCCTAGCCCTAGCCAACCACCTCCACACCACGGGCACCTGGCCGGCCATTTAG
- a CDS encoding L,D-transpeptidase family protein — protein MSRRRALVAGAILLPVVLAGCSDVAASEPSASPKQSTGSAPSTPVNPTPKPTAPSAKPTPTTATPTPAVPKARVKQKPEYYALRVERQLDKLGYPVGDIDGDITARAKQALCAWRETNGLPVSRGGLTLNDAYSVLNATKRPAPTRSPGIYVNKTCQILYQVVGNTYKRIVWISTGAPGYETPNRTGKVWRKWAGAHESSLYEDAYMYDSLYFLKDRPGIALHGSRVNSLIKPYPASHRCVRVLRPEIHHIFQDTPLGTKVQVYGEY, from the coding sequence GTGTCGCGTCGACGTGCTCTCGTTGCCGGTGCCATCCTGCTGCCGGTCGTACTCGCGGGCTGTTCGGACGTGGCCGCGAGCGAGCCGTCGGCATCGCCGAAACAATCCACCGGCAGCGCACCCAGTACGCCGGTCAACCCGACGCCCAAGCCGACTGCCCCGAGCGCCAAGCCGACGCCGACAACCGCGACGCCAACGCCGGCCGTTCCGAAGGCCCGGGTGAAGCAGAAGCCGGAGTACTACGCGCTCCGGGTGGAACGGCAGCTCGACAAACTCGGGTACCCGGTCGGCGACATCGACGGTGACATCACCGCCCGCGCGAAGCAAGCATTGTGCGCGTGGCGCGAAACCAACGGTCTGCCGGTCAGCCGCGGCGGCCTGACCCTGAACGACGCGTATTCGGTGCTCAACGCAACCAAACGTCCGGCACCGACCCGCTCCCCCGGCATCTACGTCAACAAAACCTGCCAGATCCTGTACCAGGTCGTGGGGAACACCTACAAACGGATCGTCTGGATCTCCACCGGCGCACCCGGGTACGAGACCCCGAACCGCACCGGCAAGGTCTGGCGCAAATGGGCCGGCGCCCACGAGAGCAGCCTGTACGAGGACGCGTACATGTACGACTCCCTGTACTTCCTCAAGGACCGCCCCGGCATCGCCCTGCACGGCTCCCGAGTCAACTCCCTGATCAAGCCCTACCCGGCCAGCCACCGCTGCGTACGCGTCCTCCGCCCCGAAATCCACCACATCTTCCAGGACACCCCGCTCGGCACCAAGGTCCAGGTCTACGGGGAGTACTAG
- a CDS encoding GNAT family protein, producing MDVVLRPVGEADLGLFRRFAVEPGLVGLDWNGFRDAQAPGRQYAVDGFLGADGGRLMVVAGADTAGFVSWRSGTFDGRTNYWEIGIALLPEHRGRGIGWRAQAMLTAYLFEHTAVYRVQAATHPENHAEQKALEKAGFQLEAVIRGCEFRGGRMRDGYLYSRLRDDPAPELGNGSVTGTGSGSVRGPLAD from the coding sequence GTGGATGTTGTGTTGAGGCCTGTCGGGGAAGCTGATCTGGGGTTGTTCCGGCGGTTCGCGGTCGAGCCAGGGCTGGTCGGGCTGGACTGGAACGGGTTCCGGGACGCGCAGGCGCCCGGCCGGCAGTACGCGGTGGACGGGTTTCTCGGCGCGGACGGCGGGCGGTTGATGGTGGTCGCCGGCGCCGACACCGCGGGGTTCGTGAGTTGGCGGTCGGGTACGTTCGACGGCCGCACGAACTACTGGGAGATCGGGATCGCGTTGCTGCCCGAGCATCGTGGGCGTGGGATCGGGTGGCGGGCGCAGGCAATGCTGACGGCGTACCTGTTCGAGCACACGGCGGTGTACCGGGTGCAGGCGGCGACGCACCCGGAGAACCATGCCGAGCAGAAAGCCCTGGAAAAAGCGGGTTTCCAGCTCGAAGCGGTCATCCGGGGTTGTGAGTTCCGGGGCGGGCGGATGCGCGACGGGTACCTGTACAGCAGATTGCGGGACGATCCGGCGCCCGAGCTCGGCAACGGTTCGGTGACGGGAACCGGATCAGGGTCGGTCCGGGGACCTCTGGCGGACTAG
- a CDS encoding LysR family transcriptional regulator, translated as MELRHLEHFVAVAEEKHFTRAAEAMSISQSGLSASIRALERELRASLFVRNTRSVELTEAGRALLCEGRRALAAAEAAKDAVAAVQGLLRGHLTVGLEQCLGVVDVPALLAKFRSAYPGVEIEVRQAGSTPMLDELASGRLDVAFVATAGDPVDGLDLRPLSRESMVLVCSPGHRLAKSSGVPLEELAGESFVDFDPTWGARAISDRAFTTAGVAHPVTIEVNDVHTLLALVAHDLGVALVPERIAAKRGDHVTVSLAPGAAADWQVSVAVPTGPAASLAADALIGMLPTTAGNC; from the coding sequence ATGGAGCTGAGGCACTTGGAACATTTTGTTGCGGTGGCCGAGGAGAAGCACTTCACGCGGGCCGCGGAGGCGATGTCGATCTCGCAGTCCGGGTTGTCGGCGTCGATCCGGGCGCTGGAGCGGGAGCTTCGGGCGTCGTTGTTCGTCCGGAACACCCGGAGCGTCGAGCTGACCGAGGCCGGGCGGGCGTTGTTGTGCGAAGGGCGGCGCGCGCTGGCCGCCGCCGAGGCCGCGAAGGACGCGGTGGCCGCGGTGCAGGGGTTGTTGCGCGGGCATTTGACCGTTGGGCTCGAGCAGTGCCTCGGCGTGGTCGACGTACCGGCGCTGCTGGCGAAATTCCGGTCCGCGTACCCGGGCGTGGAGATCGAGGTACGCCAGGCCGGTTCGACGCCGATGCTTGACGAACTGGCGTCCGGACGGCTCGATGTCGCGTTCGTCGCCACGGCCGGCGACCCGGTCGACGGGCTCGATCTGCGGCCGTTGTCGCGTGAGTCGATGGTGCTGGTGTGTTCGCCGGGTCATCGCCTCGCCAAGTCCAGTGGTGTGCCGCTCGAAGAGCTCGCGGGCGAGTCCTTCGTCGACTTCGATCCGACGTGGGGAGCGCGCGCGATCTCGGACCGGGCGTTCACGACGGCCGGCGTCGCGCATCCGGTGACGATCGAGGTGAACGACGTACACACGCTGCTCGCCCTGGTAGCGCATGACCTCGGCGTCGCGCTCGTACCCGAACGAATCGCGGCCAAGCGCGGCGATCACGTCACGGTGTCACTGGCTCCCGGGGCCGCCGCCGACTGGCAGGTCTCGGTGGCCGTACCCACCGGCCCCGCCGCGTCCCTCGCCGCCGACGCACTCATCGGCATGCTGCCGACGACAGCAGGCAATTGCTAA